One Leopardus geoffroyi isolate Oge1 chromosome C1, O.geoffroyi_Oge1_pat1.0, whole genome shotgun sequence DNA segment encodes these proteins:
- the P3R3URF gene encoding PIK3R3 upstream open reading frame protein, producing the protein MGPSQLARAPRPRGLRFRYRRPGMGWPRPRFPRMFKCSRRRYRQKPQGRTPTTAATNFATLATDINNTHTVTTTSVWILPPPVLRHLRQPGSFLIF; encoded by the exons ATGGGGCCTTCTCAGCTTGCCCGTGCCCCTCGGCCCCGGGGCTTAAGATTCCGCTACCGCAGGCCAGGGATGGGCTGGCCTAGGCCTCGATTTCCCAGGATGTTCAAGTGTAGCCGTAGAAGGTATCGGCAGAAACCCCAAGGCAGAACTCCTACCACTGCAGCCACCAATTTTGCCACCCTGGCCACAGATATCAACAACACTCACACCGTCACCACCACCAGTGTGTGGATCCTTCCACCACCAG TTCTCAGACACCTCCGTCAACCTGGCAGCTTTCTGATCTTCTAG
- the TSPAN1 gene encoding tetraspanin-1 gives MQCFSFIKTMMTLFNFLIFLCGVALLAVGIWVSVDGSSFLKIFGPLSSSAMQFVNVGYFLIAAGAVLFALGFLGCYGAQTENKCALMMFFLILLIIFIAEVAAAVVALVYTTMAEHFLTLLVVPTIKKDYGSQKDFTQVWNTTMEGLKCCGFNNYTDFEGSPYFMKNHTFPPYCCLDDGNGTATEPCTKEKADDNIVQGCFSQLLYDIRTNAVTVGAVAAGIGGLELAAMIVSMYLYCNLK, from the exons ATGCAGTGCTTCAGCTTCATTAAAACCATGATGACcctcttcaatttcctcatcttt cTGTGTGGCGTTGCCCTGTTGGCAGTGGGCATCTGGGTGTCCGTCGATGGGTCATCCTTCCTGAAGATCTTCGGGCCGCTGTCATCCAGTGCCATGCAGTTTGTCAACGTGGGCTACTTCCTCATCGCAGCTGGTGCTGTGCTCTTTGCTCTTGGTTTCCTGGGCTGCTACGGTGCTCAGACTGAGAACAAGTGTGCCCTCATGATG TTCTTCTTGATCCTCCTCATCATCTTCATCGCTGAGGTTGCAGCTGCTGTAGTTGCCTTGGTGTATACCACCATG GCTGAGCACTTCCTGACGTTGCTGGTAGTGCCTACCATCAAGAAAGACTATGGTTCTCAGAAGGACTTCACCCAAGTGTGGAACACCACCATGGAAGGG CTCAAGTGCTGTGGCTTTAACAACTACACGGATTTTGAGGGCTCTCCCTACTTCATGAAGAACCATACCTTTCCCCCATACTGTTGCCTTGACGATGGCAATGGCACAGCCACAGAACCCTGCACCAAGGAGAAGGCTGATGACAACATTGTACAG GGCTGCTTCAGTCAGCTTCTGTATGACATCCGAACCAACGCAGTCACTGTGGGTGCTGTGGCAGCTGGAATTGGGGGTTTGGAG CTGGCAGCCATGATCGTGTCCATGTATCTGTACTGCAATTTGAAGTAA